In Myxocyprinus asiaticus isolate MX2 ecotype Aquarium Trade chromosome 46, UBuf_Myxa_2, whole genome shotgun sequence, a single window of DNA contains:
- the LOC127436180 gene encoding protein regulator of cytokinesis 1-like isoform X1, whose protein sequence is MRKSEIHAAESVSCLNKALNQLKDIWEEIGIPEDQRLQRTDAVHMHIKNLLDMMIAEEEGLKKRLLTSIEACRKEVASLCEELQMPEYQEEYGLTMLQFEKDLRTQVKMMLKEKSSRQSELKSLIQQDQDLCDILCEDLYPIHPERVPSQQELQNYRQHIASHNQEKERRHVEFVEMKRRITVLMEDLEQLPDSTFERDAVCEDEDAFCLSTKNISSLKVLLLQLETRKDESEALCVSIRGRIEELWEMLQVSVEERETIMRHTHTSIKSRLNALQVEHQRLEDLKKKNIERVIQKIRAEIVKFWERCYYSRKQRQAFTPYYSDDLDEEVLHEHELELERLKQDYREHGELYDAVLTWSSNWTLYQELEKKATDPSRFNNRGGNLLKEEKQRGDLQKSLPKLEKSLKAQIDQWEAVHGKEFRINGQLFMQYVEDQWNQHRIEKEREKQERQMKKIKQTEEDLLYGTVIRTPTKRRLAATPTPGKMRKLNSTSSMCSTPNTTLRSTCPSPAMRPPLSTSKLAVRTPARGRTPRGLERNKENISHLSGTLRTMTASPNRNYSITSVASSYSEFADSECTAVSSGSSHVPLNPTSRLEF, encoded by the exons ATGAGGAAAAg TGAGATCCACGCTGCAGAGTCTGTATCATGTTTGAACAAGGCTCTCAATCAGCTGAAGGATATTTGGGAGGAGATCGGCATCCCAGAAGACCAGAGACTGCAGCGCACTGATGCCGTTCACATGCACATCAAG AACTTGCTGGATATGATGATCGCAGAGGAGGAGGGGCTGAAGAAGCGCTTGCTGACCAGTATTGAGGCCTGCAGGAAAGAAGTGGCCAGCTTGTGTGAAGAGCTTCAGATGCCTGAATATCAG GAGGAGTACGGCCTCACAATGCTGCAGTTTGAGAAGGACCTCCGTACGCAGGTGAAGATGATGCTGAAAGAGAAGAGTTCTCGTCAGAGCGAGCTCAAGTCTCTGATTCAGCAGGATCAAGATCTGTGTGACATTCTGTGTGAAGACCTCTACCCCATCCACCCCGAACGAGTACCGTCACAACAGGAGCTGCAGAACTACAGGCAACACATCGCCAGCCACAACCAGGAGAAG GAGCGACGGCATGTAGAGTTTGTGGAAATGAAGCGTCGAATCACTGTACTAATGGAGGATCTGGAGCAGCTTCCTGACAGCACCTTCGAGAGAGACGCCGTATGCGAGGATGAAGACGCCTTCTGCCTTTCTACGAAAAACATCAGCTCACTCAAAGTGTTACTGCTGCAG ctgGAAACTCGTAAAGATGAGAGTGAAGCGCTGTGTGTGTCCATTCGTGGTCGTATCGAGGAGCTGTGGGAGATGTTGCAGGTTTCTGTCGAAGAGAGAGAGACTATCatgcgacacacacacaccagcataAAGAGCCGTTTGAATGCA CTGCAGGTGGAGCACCAACGCTTGGAGgatctgaaaaagaaaaacattgagCGTGTCATTCAGAAGATAAGAGCGGAGATTGTAAAGTTTTGGGAGAGATGTTACTACAGTCGGAAGCAGCGGCAAGCCTTCACGCCATACTACAGTG ATGATCTGGACGAGGAGGTGTTGCATGAACATGAGCTGGAATTGGAACGTTTGAAACAGGATTATAGGGAACACGGTGAGCTGTACGATGCCGTTTTAACCTGGAGCAGCAACTGGACTCTGTATCAGGAGCTAGAG AAAAAAGCCACAGACCCATCTCGCTTTAACAACAGAGGAGGAAACCTGTTGAAAGAGGAGAAACAGAGAGGGGACCTGCAGAAGAGTCTGCCGAAG CTGGAGAAGAGTCTGAAGGCTCAGATTGACCAATGGGAAGCGGTGCACGGTAAAGAGTTCCGCATTAACGGACAGCTGTTCATGCAGTATGTCGAAGACCAGTGGAATCAACACCgtatagagaaagagagagagaagcaggaaCGG CaaatgaagaaaataaaacagacCGAGGAAGATTTGCTGTACGGCACCGTTATCAGAACTCCCACCAAGAGAAGACTCGCAGCAACTCCGACACCAGGCAAAATGCGCAAG CTGAACTCCACCTCTAGTATGTGCTCCACCCCCAACACGACACTCCGCTCCACATGCCCCTCCCCTGCTATGAGACCGCCCCTTTCCACTAGCAAG TTGGCTGTGCGAACACCCGCTCGTGGCCGGACTCCTCGCGGTCtggagagaaataaagagaataTTTCTCATCTGAGCGGAACGTTGCGCACTATGACCGCCAGCCCTAATAGAAACTACTCCATCACGTCTGTGGCCTCCTCCTACTCTGAGTTTGCG GATTCAGAATGCACTGCAGTATCCAG CGGGAGCTCTCATGTGCCTCTAAATCCAACATCAAGACTGGAGTTTTGA
- the LOC127436180 gene encoding protein regulator of cytokinesis 1-like isoform X2 — MRKSEIHAAESVSCLNKALNQLKDIWEEIGIPEDQRLQRTDAVHMHIKNLLDMMIAEEEGLKKRLLTSIEACRKEVASLCEELQMPEYQEEYGLTMLQFEKDLRTQVKMMLKEKSSRQSELKSLIQQDQDLCDILCEDLYPIHPERVPSQQELQNYRQHIASHNQEKERRHVEFVEMKRRITVLMEDLEQLPDSTFERDAVCEDEDAFCLSTKNISSLKVLLLQLETRKDESEALCVSIRGRIEELWEMLQVSVEERETIMRHTHTSIKSRLNALQVEHQRLEDLKKKNIERVIQKIRAEIVKFWERCYYSRKQRQAFTPYYSDDLDEEVLHEHELELERLKQDYREHGELYDAVLTWSSNWTLYQELEKKATDPSRFNNRGGNLLKEEKQRGDLQKSLPKLEKSLKAQIDQWEAVHGKEFRINGQLFMQYVEDQWNQHRIEKEREKQERQMKKIKQTEEDLLYGTVIRTPTKRRLAATPTPGKMRKLNSTSSMCSTPNTTLRSTCPSPAMRPPLSTSKLAVRTPARGRTPRGLERNKENISHLSGTLRTMTASPNRNYSITSVASSYSEFARELSCASKSNIKTGVLNSTVTR, encoded by the exons ATGAGGAAAAg TGAGATCCACGCTGCAGAGTCTGTATCATGTTTGAACAAGGCTCTCAATCAGCTGAAGGATATTTGGGAGGAGATCGGCATCCCAGAAGACCAGAGACTGCAGCGCACTGATGCCGTTCACATGCACATCAAG AACTTGCTGGATATGATGATCGCAGAGGAGGAGGGGCTGAAGAAGCGCTTGCTGACCAGTATTGAGGCCTGCAGGAAAGAAGTGGCCAGCTTGTGTGAAGAGCTTCAGATGCCTGAATATCAG GAGGAGTACGGCCTCACAATGCTGCAGTTTGAGAAGGACCTCCGTACGCAGGTGAAGATGATGCTGAAAGAGAAGAGTTCTCGTCAGAGCGAGCTCAAGTCTCTGATTCAGCAGGATCAAGATCTGTGTGACATTCTGTGTGAAGACCTCTACCCCATCCACCCCGAACGAGTACCGTCACAACAGGAGCTGCAGAACTACAGGCAACACATCGCCAGCCACAACCAGGAGAAG GAGCGACGGCATGTAGAGTTTGTGGAAATGAAGCGTCGAATCACTGTACTAATGGAGGATCTGGAGCAGCTTCCTGACAGCACCTTCGAGAGAGACGCCGTATGCGAGGATGAAGACGCCTTCTGCCTTTCTACGAAAAACATCAGCTCACTCAAAGTGTTACTGCTGCAG ctgGAAACTCGTAAAGATGAGAGTGAAGCGCTGTGTGTGTCCATTCGTGGTCGTATCGAGGAGCTGTGGGAGATGTTGCAGGTTTCTGTCGAAGAGAGAGAGACTATCatgcgacacacacacaccagcataAAGAGCCGTTTGAATGCA CTGCAGGTGGAGCACCAACGCTTGGAGgatctgaaaaagaaaaacattgagCGTGTCATTCAGAAGATAAGAGCGGAGATTGTAAAGTTTTGGGAGAGATGTTACTACAGTCGGAAGCAGCGGCAAGCCTTCACGCCATACTACAGTG ATGATCTGGACGAGGAGGTGTTGCATGAACATGAGCTGGAATTGGAACGTTTGAAACAGGATTATAGGGAACACGGTGAGCTGTACGATGCCGTTTTAACCTGGAGCAGCAACTGGACTCTGTATCAGGAGCTAGAG AAAAAAGCCACAGACCCATCTCGCTTTAACAACAGAGGAGGAAACCTGTTGAAAGAGGAGAAACAGAGAGGGGACCTGCAGAAGAGTCTGCCGAAG CTGGAGAAGAGTCTGAAGGCTCAGATTGACCAATGGGAAGCGGTGCACGGTAAAGAGTTCCGCATTAACGGACAGCTGTTCATGCAGTATGTCGAAGACCAGTGGAATCAACACCgtatagagaaagagagagagaagcaggaaCGG CaaatgaagaaaataaaacagacCGAGGAAGATTTGCTGTACGGCACCGTTATCAGAACTCCCACCAAGAGAAGACTCGCAGCAACTCCGACACCAGGCAAAATGCGCAAG CTGAACTCCACCTCTAGTATGTGCTCCACCCCCAACACGACACTCCGCTCCACATGCCCCTCCCCTGCTATGAGACCGCCCCTTTCCACTAGCAAG TTGGCTGTGCGAACACCCGCTCGTGGCCGGACTCCTCGCGGTCtggagagaaataaagagaataTTTCTCATCTGAGCGGAACGTTGCGCACTATGACCGCCAGCCCTAATAGAAACTACTCCATCACGTCTGTGGCCTCCTCCTACTCTGAGTTTGCG CGGGAGCTCTCATGTGCCTCTAAATCCAACATCAAGACTGGAGTTTTGAACTCCACCGTCACACGCTGA
- the syt12 gene encoding synaptotagmin-12, giving the protein MSVQGQDISEYHLSVVLDPPGWEVCLYVFGFLVLFGVVIVNLWKLYKSGTFPTPSPYPNFHYRYLQEKYGSSNSEIRQKRVAASNQRRASTASRKPSLQLLDTPDGLRDLGTLELMSRELDPSGGTLNRSMSSESLCSISSIAQTFGHDFTVGQLEITLELDSRSSLLHVSLHQGKDLLEKEEENFPGCYITVVLIPQQISLGATQVQRNAFTVVFDERFSVPLDSVNLEENSLRFSAFGIDSDERNISAGVAELKLSDLDLSIRPFNAWLYLQDINKTVDAVGEILLSLSYLPTAERLTVVVAKAKNLVWTNGKTTADPFVKVYLLQDGRKISKKKTSVKRDDTNPIFNEAMIFSVPAIVLQDLSLRVTVAESTEDGRGENVGHVIIGPEASGMGITHWNQMLATLRKPVSMWHPLRRT; this is encoded by the exons ATGTCTGTGCAGGGTCAGGATATTTCAGAATATCATCTGAGTG tggtGCTGGACCCTCCTGGCTGggaagtgtgtttgtatgtgtttgggTTTTTGGTTCTGTTTGGTGTGGTTATAGTGAATCTGTGGAAATTATATAAGTCTGGCACTTTCCCAACTCCCTCGCCATACCCAAACTTCCACTACCGTTACCTGCAGGAGAAATATGGCTCGTCCAACTCGGAGATCAGACAGAAG CGTGTTGCAGCTTCCAACCAGCGGAGGGCGTCAACGGCGAGTCGGAAGCCGAGTCTTCAGTTGCTGGACACTCCTGATGGGCTTCGAGACCTCGGAACACTGGAGCTCATGAGCCGGGAGCTGGATCCGAGTGGAGGCACCCTCAACCGTTCCATGTCCTCTGAATCTCTGTGTTCCATCTCTTCCATCGCTCAAACTTTCGGCCACGACTTCACAGTGGGGCAGCTGGAGATCACTCTGGAGCTGGACTCTCGGTCCTCGCTTCTGCACGTCTCACTGCACCAGGGTAAAGACCTGCTGGAGAAGGAGGAGGAGAACTTCCCTGGATGCTACATCACCGTCGTCCTGATCCCTCAACAGATCAGCCTAGGAGCCACACAG GTTCAGCGAAATGCCTTCACTGTGGTGTTCGATGAGCGGTTCTCTGTTCCGTTAGACTCTGTTAATCTGGAAGAGAACAGTCTGAGGTTCTCTGCCTTTGGCATCGATTCAGATGAGCGGAACATCAGTGCTGGAGTCGCTGAACTTAAACTGTCAGATCTCGATCTTTCCATTCGGCCGTTTAATGCCTGGCTTTACCTTCAGGACATCAACAAG ACCGTGGATGCTGTTGGTGAGATCCTGTTGTCTCTCAGTTATTTGCCAACTGCAGAACGCCTCACCGTGGTTGTGGCCAAAGCCAAGAACCTGGTCTGGACTAATGGAAAGACCACAGCAG ATCCATTTGTCAAGGTGTATCTGCTCCAGGACGGCAGGAAGATCAGTAAAAAGAAGACCTCAGTAAAAAGGGATGATACTAACCCCATCTTCAACGAGGCAATGATCTTCTCAGTGCCAGCCATCGTCCTGCAG GATCTCTCTCTGAGAGTGACGGTTGCTGAGAGCACAGAGGATGGGCGTGGCGAAAACGTAGGTCATGTGATCATCGGACCAGAGGCCAGTGGAATGGGCATAACACACTGGAACCAGATGCTGGCCACACTGCGGAAACCAGTTTCAATGTGGCACCCGCTTCGGAGAACCTAA